A stretch of DNA from Megalops cyprinoides isolate fMegCyp1 chromosome 17, fMegCyp1.pri, whole genome shotgun sequence:
CCCCACAGATGTGCATTTGGATGACAAAAAGAGAGCGAGGTGTCACGAACCCCAAAATGGGGGGAGCGATCACGTGCtgttggttcaaatcagtgaacCAACAGTAGCTTTCTTCTTGTGGAGAGAATTCTGTGACTGGTTCACgcagtgattgacagtgcatgatagctccacccacaaTTGGCTTAATGAAGCGTCAGTGTTCGGTTGCCACCATTGCTTCCGTTGCTATACATGATTCATTGCACAATAAATTTCTGCTAGATTCTCCAACGCCACcaagtgaatgaatgagcacAAAGGAAACTTTCACAATTCTGAGCCATATGACATTAAGAGTATACTGAAAAGCGAGTATGTTACAAGGACACATAACAGTCAAGTACCAGCAGTGGAAACCGCTGTATTTTTGGGTGTAGTGAAAAAGTTTGGAAGAGCACCCACATACCCATACCTCAGTGCTGTGGTCAAGCCTGCATGAGCAAAGAGCTCCTATTTCACACAATCTGAAGGTTAGGAGTTCACTTCTGCCAACACAACTTGTGAGAAGCACACAGCACCCCTATAGTACAGCCATtgatgcagaaacacagagcaccaTTTTAGAAGatgcaaaagcagaaaataaatgtctacaaaaatgtcaaaaatactCTTGAACACTTTAAGaattcaacatatttttcagcagGTTTAGAAAAGGTGACCTGAGAAGGTGGTGTCTTCTGAATCACCAGAGCAAGACATAGATAATACAGCCGACAGCTAAATACACCAATTACAAACATAACCTAAAGCCATAACACCCCTTTATCAACCACAGAGTCAGTTTAGTTCTGAACTCTTGAAGCCTTACTAATAATTATACACAATTTGCAAAATTTGTAGTTTCATTGGCTTACAACTGCCTGTAGTGACTTTTCCTTCACAATTCAGGTTGGTGTCTCAACATAGATTAAAAACCCAATGTAAATCTatgtaatgtgaaatgagtAGCTGCATTTCAAATCCAACAAATCCAAGCTCTTCACCAAATCATGTGACTTCAGTAAAGAGAGTCATATGCAAGGTTACTTGGACCATGAAGTACTATTGGAATGCACCAGTTTGATGATACTATatactgacatttacatttacatttattcatttggcagacgcttttatccaaagcgacttacagttctttacaatgttatccatttatacagctggatatttactgaggcaattgtgggttaattaccttgcaagggtacagcagcagtatcccagcggggattgaaccggcaaccttttggttacgagtcctgctccttaaccactatgctacactgctgccactgacCTTTCTTCCACAGTGTTTCTCATAGCTTACAGAGGTTCACTCTGATAGAGGTCACACACCCCAAGGTTTAAGCGAAAGggtgaaaataaaagaatcaaaatgatgataataataaaataatatcagataaaaatttaaaatataagaatattttacatgaatatgaataaaacatgaacaaaagaataaagagaaaaaaggctGGTGCTAACACTGTAGAAATAAAATGGCTGTACTTCccgagtatgaaaatgaatgcaggcttCAGACTTCGCTTTGCTGTTTCACAAATAGGTTCTTTAATACAGTAGAGGAACAAGTGGATTTTCTCCCCAAGTACAGAGATAAAAGAACCCTGATGGTATGGTAACACTGATCTATAAAGGAATTctttcccaccccctccttctGGGTACCCATCCTGGCTGGTGACCTGTGGGGGCTGGACGTTCCCGCGGTCCCCCCCAGGAAggaatcatttgcattctgtaaggTGGGCTGAAGCAACACCTTCCTGGCTTGTGACCTGTGAGGGCTGGAAGTTCctgcagtccccccccccaagaaggaatcatttgcattctgtaaggTGGGCTGAAGCAACACCTTCCCTTGAATTCCTAGGGTTAGACTGGCCTGGCAAATGGTCAAGCAAAAGATTGTCCCCACATTGATGTTAACCACCATTCTGAGTACCCAACTGAGCTATTGTCCTGTGGTGAACAGACAGTCCCGTTGTCATCTCAGGAAGGAGTTGTTTGCATATATGAAATGGTGGGCTCAAGCAACACCTTTCTTCAACTTCCTGGGATGAAGCTGATCTGTCAGATACTCAACCACAACATGTTACATATCCCAACAAACGCTTCTGAATTCCTTCAACTGAATGTGAAAGGAACAGAATGAGTTTCCAGTGAAGAGTCTGTTTGATTTCATAAGCAGCCCTCTGCACAACATTCAAAAACTTTGACAAAAATGATACACAAACACCATCTGCACAGTGATGTACCAGCCTCGTTCACTAGTGAGGGGAGCTCTCTGGCATGCTATGGCAACAATGCGCAGATCCATGTTTGGAGAAGGGAAGGAGGGTGAAGCAGGGGGAGGGAATGGGTGGagcaggggaaggagagggtggagcaggagggagtgggcggagcagggggaggaggcgCACCTGCTGAGGATCAGGTCGGGGGAGAAGATGAGCTTCCCAGGGTGGTCCACAGACCTCCACATCAGGCCCAGCATCAGCACCTCCAGCCAGCAGCACTCCAGCAGGTGCACCTGATCGAAGAGGCTGAGCTCCACGAAGCCTGTGGACCAGATGGAGAGCGGCATGCTGACACACCACCAAAGCTAACATACggacacactgacatacagacACCGGTATGCACTGATGCTGACGCACCGATTAggacacactctcacatgctgTCACAAACTCGCACGGAGACCTACCCTAAGACTGGCATACCACTGCGCTGACACAATGACAAACAGTCACCAAAATAGAACCCTTGAGCTAGAGATCCGAACCAAATCATACAGTTTGCTTATCCcttagagaaaaagaaacatatccACTGACCAGccaaaaacacactgacacacaactAGGCACCAAGAATGACACTGTCAGAAACTGGTAACACACTGAACATGCTTGCTGTCACACACCAAGAGAGGACCACACGCACATAGAGGCACACAGTCAATCCCTACAGTGACAGACAAACAGCCTATAAATAGAATACCAAATGGAGGACAATAACTTTGCTGGGTtgctctcttcctgtttgtaGCATGAATATTCAGTGACTAACCCAGCCTTCAGCTAAAGACTGATCCAAGGATGCTTTCATTTTTAGAGCAGGTGTGACCTTAACCTGTTAAATTTCTTTTTGcaatttcccctttttccacTCATATTACTACTGGctaattatatattttcagcttgtaaccacagcaacaacagaacCTGTGTAGGAATGTGGGATGAGATTTTTCAAAGCTGTACCATTagtcagcaaatgacacagttGGTTTCAAGCCCATGCTTTTGCTGTTTGAGCTAATCAGGACAACACTTTAAGAATTCAAAGAACTGAGACATTTAAAGCAATACCATTATTCTGCTTAACACTGTCACATCCCCCTGCTTTAAGTCTGAATGGGCTCAACTGCTGCCAGTCACACAGATATAAACACACCTCAATATGCACAAACAagcacacgtgcgcacacacacaagcacaaacacacacacacacacacacacacacctgggatCTTCTTGGCCCAATTGATCATATAAACAAGCTCCTTGTCGGCAAGGCTGGTGAGCGCCATCATCATGCTGGCCTCAGTGAAGGGCTTCTGCACCTCCTCACTCAGGTAGATGGCAGGCGGTTCCCCCTCCATGATGCGTGAGATCAGCTGCTCGGGTGTGAGTGCCAGGGGCGGGGCGCGGGGTTCCCTCACCTGGGGTACAGCCGCCTCGCCCCTCCTCATGCCACCCCCCCTGGAGCAGCGGCCCCCCCAGGGTGAGCGCTGGGGCTGACCCCCCCTGCAGCTCCCACGGTCCCGCCTCACGCCTGCCCCGGGAGAAACGAAGAAATGAGTGAGAGGCCGAGCGACCCGCCAGGCACCCAAAACATCGGCATTATTAAAACATCAGTACTCTTAAAGTCATTCCTCATCACCAGACCAGAATGGCCACATTATTCTGGAGAAACACTActtttccatgttttcatgcattttgcctttattttaaatttcGGGCAAAATCCGTAGATCACACTCACAGGGACAGCATTCCAGGACAATGATGTGTCCCTCACACTTACACCCTCATATACCCACAGGGGTAGAACTTTCAACTCTAAGCACAGGATCAGCTCCTCTTATCTGCATTTGCTAAAAAAAGGGGCTGATCTCATTTGTCTCTTCACCATCGGTAATAACATGCATAGTGCTGTCACTTCTGCTATGACACACaatacagcagcagcaagctGACAAGCTAGATAACTGTGGAAGGCTAAACCTGTCAAAATATATAAAGTgatattttaatcaggtgtgattaaattatgaaatatgcagacagtaaaattaaagaaatcatttaaaaagtacataaatataaaagctCTTGTGGCGAGTGCTTGTAAGAAAATTACTTCAACCTTCAGGTCTTCATTTAttccacaattttttttatttatttttaataattttatttattatcattccATTATATCTTGAcagctcttttttatttgtttaattttgatgGTTTTTGTCTTCCACACATATCTACAAGCTGGAGTGAATTCTTTGCCTTTGTATTTTGCCTGACTGGTTGCCAGTGTCTACAGCATGAGATTGGTTTGTCTTTGGTTTATTTAAAACCTCTTTCAGAAAGAGTCCATCTTTGAGTGCTCCTCTTCAAGGGGACTGAGGGTGCATCCAGAGAAAACCAAAGAAGGCGCAAATGAGAACAGAAGTTTATGTGGCGACTGCTGACTTCCACACTCAAGTTCATTTCCATGCCTGAGTAAATGCTCCAACAGAACAAGACTGAGCTCTGCACTATTTCTGCCACCACTAGGTGGAGCCAAGGCTGCATGATCATCCTGTCTCACATCTTGTCCATCTCTGAACACAATAACTGACAGAGTTTACAGGTGAAAGTAGGATTGGGAAAATGGCCGTGCTGAGGAAGCAAAGAGAATAGTAAATATTAGGGCTGCTGTGGTGATGGAGCAGAGCcactgaaagaggaagagagagagagagagagagagagaaagagggaaaaagagacggagggagagacaTAAAGcgagagaaaaagaaggagagagagagggaaggagggagagaaggagagacagacagaaaggaagagagacagatgagGGCATACCACATTTCATCATTCCCACTTCATAGCACTTGCGAAGGCGGCATGCCTGGCAGCTCTTGCGGCGGTTCTTGTCGATGGTGCATTGGTTGGTTGCTGGGCAGATGTAATCATTGTGCCCTTGAGGCCATGGtagagggagagaacagcacagcgTCATCAATATGAACCAGTCGAATTTCAGTCAACCAAACCAATCAAATTTGACCTCATACAGCATGGGTGGAGTTATCACAGAGTGTTTCAGATTGCCCTGCAGACAACAACTGGGAGCCCACAGAAGCAGAGCAAAAcagctttgttctgccagggtaggtaggttggccagggttccCTCATCTCACTGccctcaggcaccctgtgatttggGTGTCTGCGAGCTGCTCAGCTGATTTCAGCAGAGCAGCGCCTATTCTCAAATTAGTGCCTGCTTCACTGTAGCATAAAAGCAACCCTGGGCTACATGTGGGTGCATCGGAGGACTGCATCCATCTCATTTCAGCAGTCCCACACCAGCGCAGAGGTTGTCCCAGTGAGACTAGCTTCATGCGCAACTGTAGATTCCAGAAAGCAATCATGGACACAAAAAAGGGAGACAAGGACAGAAAAGAGCACATTATagaaatgtaacaaacaaaatgtcacGGAACACAAAAACGTATGATCATGTAAAGGGTGCATTAGCTATGCAATCATATCAGAGCATAAATTCCACATAGCAGTCTACTCTGTTTCCCTCTCACTGAGCAGCTCAGAGGACTTCAAAACCAAAGACAGAAGAAAGCACATGCTCCTTTAAAAGGCCCTAAATCATCCAATGTCtgtggagggaagggggtgggggtactCAATTAAAGCATTTTAAGGGTCAGTCTGATTTGATATGAGAAGCTGCACCGCTGAATCACTCCAAGACACAGGAGCATGCCTACCAGCAAGGGTAGAGAGAAAGACCGTAAGGGAGCAagagaaacatacattttgttaCTCAGCTGAAATTCTTACCCAGTGTGACTTTAGTTAACAAAAGTTAACaatttacaacatttttaacaatttacatgttataaatggatatcactgaggtatatttactgagataattgtgggttaagcaccttgcctaagggtacagcagcagcacaccaGCAGGAAATCACACTGGCAACCTTTGAGATATAAGGCCTACTTCTTCCCACTATACATCACTGCTACCCAGAAAGACACCTTTACTCTGAGGGGTAACCTTCACGCAGTAACATTGTATGTGTCCATAGCAGAATGGTTCATTCATTTGGAGACTGGTTCTTAATGGAACAGGCCGATTAGGGTTGAAATTAGCAATCAACAGCATGACCAATAACAAACCACTCTGGTCGatcacagaggagggagagagctgccTGGCAAAATCAGGGGTGGAGTGAAAAACCAGAAACTGAGAGAATAAggccttttaaaaataaaaacataaaagggGGTACCTTGGATGCTCCTCTTGAAGAAGGCCTTGCAGCCTTCACAGGACCACACGCCATAATGGTATCCCGAGGCGTAGTCCTGGCACACGGCACAGAAGTGCATGCTGCCCTTCTCTGCAGGACCGCCTGCCTCCTCCATCTCAGCCCCGTCCTGCTGCTTCTTACTCGCCAGCTCACTGCGGGGGggggtgtgacagagagacTACAGGTCACCTCGGTGTGAGGGGACACCAGAATGCTGGCCACTCTGGTGGTGGAGTCATCTACTGAGGATTAATGGGCTTTAGAGGGTAAAGGTGTGAGTGGGTGCTGGGGGGGGTACCTGCTCCAATCTGGCATGTGGCTGTGGGAAGCAGGCTCTGCCCACAGGCAGTGGGAGGGCTCAGGGTGCTGGAGACGGGACTGATGGCAGTGAAGAGCCAGCGAGGGCACATGGCCGTGCGAGGGCCAGAGGAGGGGCGGACGGGCATGGGCTGGGCCGAACCCCAGCACAGGGGGCCCGTATAGGGTGAGGGCCGGGAAGTCTGGACCCCTCTCCACGTAGGGTGACGGGATGCACACACCCTCCGAATCGGACGGAGCAGCAGACACAGCGGCACCATAGAGGGGCGAGAGCACCCGCCCGCCCCTTTTGCTGGAGTCCGCCTCCTGGAGCTGCAGCCGTGCCTGGCCCCGCCATGAGGAACTGGCCATGCTGGACCAGTGAGAGGCTGGGCTTATCGCATCTTCTACACAAGTCCGTCACAGGAAGTTCCTACTGCaggggactgagagagacacacacagtatagGAGACTGACAGAgatacacagcagtgtggtggtgtggaaagaagcagggctcgtaacccaaaaGCTGTTGGTTCAATTGCCTGCTGGGACACTTGTACTTAAACTACAATTACTTATCTCACAACTAACCCAtaaggaacttaacccacaattacctcagaaaatactcagctgtagaaatgggtaacatgagaaaatgtaagcagataagagcatttgctaagcaactaaataaatctaaataaatgtaaatgaagatcATGGTTCACAAAAGCAAAGAATTACACTTAAGTTTACCCACAGGTAAAATTAGGTTTACATTGTTAAATCctgaaagaaatgtaaaaaaaaaaacttaataaaCTTAAAAACTGCATCTTAATTTGTTACTGGTGCAGATAGCATTTATGTACACAGCCAGAATGCTACAAACTTCATCccataaaacacacagttacacagaccTGTGTAAGAGCCATTTTAAGTATAATCAAATTTAAAACGTGCACTGCAGATTCttgaatgagaaaataaatcaatttacattttgttgttataATCTAATAGCAGGATGTAACAAAATGTAACCCACTgtggtacagacacacagacaagccATTCTGCTTGAGATAGAAGGGATGACAGCAAATTCAGATTGCTCAGACATGCTGTTCAAGGTGAGactgaacagacacatttggGAGTATCAGCTCAGATAGCACTGTGTTGTGCTGCAAAAGCATCTCCAAACATCCCGGGATCAAAGCATCACCCATTCTGGCTTGCTAGTCACTCTGTGCACGTCGCTAAGCAACCCATTTCCTTGATGAAAATCTCGCTGCTCTCTGGAGCTTGCCAGAAACCTCACCCCTCTCAAAACCATCCAGACTGACAAGACACCAACACAGACCATGTTTCCTTTCATGGAAACATCACATCATGAGTGGATATTGACATTGATTTCTGAAAAGGATTCCCAATATACTGTGGTCATTTCTTCTCtttcccacactgaacctgatGACTGTTGTCATGGGATACCAAAAAAGGGAAACTCTCCATATACTCCTCACAAACATCCTACACagcatcataaaataaatggtagggcagcagtatggcatcatggtaaggagcagggctagcttgattccctgttggggaaCTGTTGTGGGGTAGGGTAAAATTGCAACcaatataaatgacaataaattgaCAGTATGGTAATGTCAACATTACATTGTGTTCCACCAGGGTCATGGCTAGTGGTGTAACACAGTGATGTCAAATGACAAATCCTCAATGGGTGAGCATCTTCCAGCACGATTTCAAGTTTGACAATGTAATCATttcaaacaacacaaacagtgtCAGTTTGCACGATTCTGGATATATGCTAAGTTTCTCTATTTCTTCAAAACCTACAATGACCATtcctttaaacagaaaaaaagacattcatctTAGAGAGATATGAATTTTAGGGCCATCTCACATGATTTAATGAATTTGTTCTGATAGGAAACTCCACAAACATAGTGCACTTTCTCCTCTACTCCAGCATACAGTGCAAAGACACTTCTAGCACTCTCTGCTAAATTGCTGTCCTCTTAAAACCCAGTCACTATTTGTTTGTCTCAAGCAAAAGGGTTACTTATGGTGGAGAGCGTAACAGTGGAGAGCATGGAGATACCACCAGGTGAGGGAAGGTACTGCAGTTTGTTATTTTTGGGATTTTCTTTAAACTgtaccaaaataaaattttgctaaatgaaaaaGATGCAAGATGCAAAAGCCGGTTACACAATACGTAACCACTGTTTGTGTTCTGTACTAACATAGAGAGGTGCACCATCAGAACAGATCTCAATACccagacacatatacacacatttagGCAGAGCAATAAGggttttgtagttttttgtaAGCCCCTCACTGGACAGTACTgactgttttacattacattggtacattttacatgaaaatacacattttgcaTTCCAATTCTCTCCGGTACACCTGTCTTATTTATGTCCCTTTTTTGTTTAGTTCATAAGACCTGGTCAACCTTTAAGAGCAAGGCTTACATGTTTATAATCTCCTAGGATTTGTCAAATCTACAACCCAAAGCAAAAGTCACTCCTATTGACAAAGTGCGGTATGAATTCTATAAACTTTGCCATACATCCACTCCAACCATTTCTGAGCATGAACcaagtattttttattatattgtacTGATAGCCATCCATGATTTACACTGGAGAGCATCCATTTAGGGTTTATGCTGTAACTGGACAGGAATAGTCTGTGTTGACTTTTAGATAGCTGTATGCTTTGGGTTGTACTGCACTCATGTTTGCTACTTGAAATGTGTGCTTTATTTTCAAGTGTTCTGTAAGTGGCAGGGATAAGAAAATCCTCcaaataaatgagtaaacaaaattgaaaaagacATGTAAACAGCTTGAGCTGACACCTGATTTGACTGATTTGAATTCCCACAagcttcattaaataaataaataaataaataactttagTCCTGAGCAGATTGCGGTGGTTCGGCAGTTTGCTGCGAGGACCCCCCTGGTGGTCAAACTGGGTAAGTGTACCAGGTGGGCTGGCCGTTAAGAGAAGTTAATGCTGTATCCAGAGGTTCAGTTccagacaaacacatatattttaGACCTTAGCTTCAGCTGCAAGATATGCTGAAATGAATAAGGACAGACAACACTGTCATCCAGCTTCACAAGCGCGACGggccaaaataataaactaaaaagacataaataaactATACAGAATCTGACATCTTGACTTTCGTCTTTCACCAGCTGTGATGTACAGCTGTGGTCGATGGCCTCATGGTCACAACTGAAGCCACTAGGTTTGATCGGTTTTCCACAATGTACTACATTTTATGACCCAGCCAGGCAAGTGGCAGTTAGCTCTAGGTGGATACGGCAACCTGTCTGAATACTGAAGACATCTTTAATTGAACTGTGAATGGACATAACTTGATCGTGGgtgtaattttatttcaaatacatataatgTCAGACATTGAGTGCTACAGTAACTGTATTCAATCTGAAGATACCTGAAATTCATCTGAATGTAAGTTTGGAATTATTTAGATTGTCAAATTCAATTACAGacagttcaattcattttcaatcaaaCTAAAGAGAATCTGAACCCAGATACAATGTTAGGCGTCTGCAGCTCCGCTAGAAACCTCTAATTTAGTTTTTGAAGAGGCAAAATCAATTATCTGTAATGCagttgtttatatatatatttccactgtagatatatataataaaatgacCAGAGCAACGTACAACTGAAATGCTATCAGGAAGGtgaattaaatacataaacGCCTTGCCAAGCCGCGGAGAAGTTCAGCGATTCTCAGGCTCAACTACTGCATCACAAACATGGCTCAAAATTTGCTTCTAAGGCATTTACTGTACTGACCCGCTTGTTCCTACTaacaatctgaaaaacaaacctaTCCGTGAACAACTCGTATTTCATAACATTCATAATGCACTTTGACCTGTACAACTTTGACATACATAAGCATGCGCGCACGTACCCATATACTGTCACCTGTCGCAAACCCCTGATCAAATCATTTCCACCTTTATATcaacattacaaacatttgttGAGAAACGACAGTTCCAGTTTTTCTTCATTCGCACGTCAAGATAATCACATGTAGTGACGAGATAGCAGCTAAACAACGACCGCCCACAGCCTGACCTTTTAAGATTGGAAACTTAATCTAACTATAGCCTTTAGGGAACTCGAGGTCTGCCTCGCGATTATGTGATGAACactgattttccatttttagcTAACTAATTTTCGGAAAGAACACAAGTTtaaattaatctttaaaaaatataaccGCGTCTTAAATCAGCATACCAAATACTGCAAATAGAAAGTTCGATTTGATCTGCATCTCCCTTTCGATCGTTTAAAACGCACAGTAAGGTAAAGTTCTTTGACATCTAACCAAAAAGATACTGTAGGACATAAAAAAGCATAGAAGCAAACGATATTCTCCAATACATTGTTTTACAGGGGAAATATAGCCTAGCTTCTTGTAATGCTTGTGAATCGCGTTCGCTTACCTGTATTTCTTACATGGTGAAACAAGGAGAAAATACCACCAACtacaaacaacagcaaactCTGATCGATTCTTCACGCAGCGCACAAACTGGCCTTGGTGCCTCTTTCGGACAGGGGTTGTACCTTTGGCACCCCCCAGTCACTGAGTAGGCGGCTACCAACAACAGACACGCCCCGGCGTTCGTCGCTAAGCAGCAGCCTGTGCAAACGGTAAGATAGCCTCAGCGGTCGCGAAAAATCAAATGGCAGAAGACTCGATGTAGTCCAAGAAAAACAAGACATAGCTTATGTTATTTACAGTCCGTTTGGTCTTGTGACAAAGGTGCACTTGATGCATGCGTCCATAGCGTCGCTTTTTCGGtcccactgctgttgtttcGAAGGGAGGTTAGGATCTACTTTTCCCGCCGTGCTCGCAAAGTTACTGAAATATTCACCTTCCTACGCTTTTTTGTGACAAATGGTTCTGGGGCGTCTGCTGGGTGTGTCGCTGGTGCTATGATATCTATACTTGTGCTTGAGGGTCTTGTGAGGAGGTTCACCCGCTGTTGATGCACATTCATCTACGAATCGACGAAGCCATGCTTGTACGCAAGCTTACTGAACGGCGTGTATGTACTTTGAATGGAGCTCGTATGCTTTTTCGTACACCC
This window harbors:
- the LOC118792056 gene encoding estrogen receptor beta-like, with the translated sequence MASSSWRGQARLQLQEADSSKRGGRVLSPLYGAAVSAAPSDSEGVCIPSPYVERGPDFPALTLYGPPVLGFGPAHARPPLLWPSHGHVPSLALHCHQSRLQHPEPSHCLWAEPASHSHMPDWSSELASKKQQDGAEMEEAGGPAEKGSMHFCAVCQDYASGYHYGVWSCEGCKAFFKRSIQGHNDYICPATNQCTIDKNRRKSCQACRLRKCYEVGMMKCGVRRDRGSCRGGQPQRSPWGGRCSRGGGMRRGEAAVPQVREPRAPPLALTPEQLISRIMEGEPPAIYLSEEVQKPFTEASMMMALTSLADKELVYMINWAKKIPGFVELSLFDQVHLLECCWLEVLMLGLMWRSVDHPGKLIFSPDLILSREEGSCVEGIMEIFDLLLAATSRFRELKLRREEYICLKAMILLNSNMCLVSPNSGEVLQSRAKLLALLDAVTDALVWAIARTGLTFQQQSARLAHLIMLLSHIRHISNKGMDHLHCMTMKKMVPLYDLLLEMLDAHIMHSTRVANPIPTEPGPCPLGTPVDNPPACPAEPTRLCSVLEMPSPETEALRGSPAPSLAPPETP